The genomic window GGCATCTGGCGGATGGGCATCCTGCTCACCGAGGGCGCCCGCGGCGAGGGCGGCATCCTGCGCAACAAGGACGGCGAGCGCTTCATGGAGCGCTACGCCCCGGTCATGAAGGACCTCGCGTCCCGTGACGTCTGCTCGCGCGCGATCTACACCGAGATCCGCGAGGGCCGCGGCTGCGGTCCCGAGGGCGACCACGTCTACCTGGACCTGACGCACCTTCCGCCGGAGCAGCTGGACGCCAAGCTCCCGGACATCACCGAGTTCGCCCGCACCTACCTCGGCATCGAGCCCTACACGGACCCGATCCCGATCCAGCCCACCGCGCACTACGCCATGGGCGGCATCCCGACCAACGTCGAGGGTGAGGTGCTGCGCAACAACACCGACATCGTCCCGGGCCTGTACGCGGCCGGCGAGGTCGCCTGCGTGTCGGTGCACGGCGCCAACCGCCTGGGCACCAACTCGCTGCTGGACATCAACGTGTTCGGCAAGCGGGCCGGTGTCGCGGCCGCCGACTACGCGAGCAAGCACGACTTCGTCGAGCTGCCCGAGAACCCGGCCGAGAAGGTGCAGGCGCTGGTCGACGGCCTGCGCGAGTCGACCGGCACCGAGTCGGTGGCGCAGATCCGCAAGGAGCTGCAGGAGACCATGGACGTCAACGCCATGGTCTACCGCACCGGCGCCACCCTGAAGCAGGCCCGCGAGGACATCGCGGCGCTGCGCGAGCGTTACAAGCACGTGGCGATCCAGGACAAGGGCTACCGCTACAACACGGACCTGCTGGAGGCCGTCGAGCTGGGCAACCTGCTCGACCTGGCCGAGGTCCTGGTCGTCTCCGCGCTCGCTCGCGAGGAGTCGCGCGGCGGCCACTTCCGCGAGGACTTCCCGACCCGTGACGACGTGAAGTTCATGCAGCACACCATGGCGTACCAGGAGGTGGCCGAGGACGGCACCACCTCGATCCGCCTTGACTACAAGCCGGTTGTCACGACCCGCTACCAGCCGATGGAGCGTAAGTACTGATGAGCGCCCCCACGATCGACGCACCGCACTCGGCGGCGCTGGACGCGGCCGAGGCCGGCGGCGTGCAGATGATCACCTTCACCCTGCGGATCCGCCGGTTCAACCCGGAGGAGCACCCGGACCCGGTGTGGGTGGACTACCAGCTCACCATGGACCCGAAGGAGCGCGTCCTGGACGCCCTCAACAAGGTCAAGTGGGAGCAGGACGGCACCCTCACCTACCGCCGCTCCTGCGCGCACGGCATCTGCGGCTCGGACGCCATGCGGATCAACGGCCGCAACCGGCTGGCCTGCAAGACCCTGCTGAAGGACGTCACCGAGCCGGACGGCAAGGGCGGCATGAAGCCGATCACCATCGAGGCCATCAAGGGCCTCGCGGTCCTCAAGGACCTGGTGGTCGACATGGACCCGTTCTTCCAGGCGTACAAGGACGTCATGCCGTTCCTGATCACCAACGGGAACGACCCGACCCGCGAGCGCCTGCAGTCCGCCGAGGACCGCGAGCGCTTCGACGACACCACCAAGTGCATCCTGTGCGCCGCGTGCACGTCGTCCTGCCCGGTCTTCTGGAACGACGGCCAGTACTTCGGCCCGGCCGCCATCGTCAACGCGCACCGCTTCATCTTCGACTCGCGCGACGAGGGTGCCGAGCAGCGCCTGGAGATCCTCAACGACCGTGAGGGCGTGTGGCGCTGCCGCACCACCTTCAACTGCTCGGAGGCCTGCCCGCGTGGCATCGAGGTCACCAAGGCGATCCAGGAAGTCAAGCGCGCCCTGGTGACGCGCCGCTTCTGATCCACCCCCGCGCCTGCACGCCGAGGGCCCGTCCGGATTTCTCCGGACGGGCCCTCGGCGTTCCCGGCTCGGCTACTGCAGCGCGCCGAGGTCCTTCGGGTTGCTCCAGCCGCTGAACGTCACCAGGTGCCGGTCCGCGGTGACCCCGTACAGGTCCGGGGTGCCGTCGCCGTTCAGGTCACCCGAGCTGCCCAGGGTGGGGTACGCAGCAGTGGTGAAGCCGCTCGCCACCACGTGCGCGGTCGGGTCGGCGAGCGCGGAGAAGTCGATCGTCCCGTCCGCCTTCTTGGGCAGCGGGTACGCGTGCAGCTCCCCGGTCGCCCGGTCCCGGGCCCACAGCGCGAGGTTGCCCTGCGCGTCCGGGCCGGGGGCGATCAGGTCGTAGCCGGCCCAGTTGGCCGCGGTGGTGAGCTTGGTGGCGTTCTCCTCGCCCCAGAGGAGGTCCCCGTGGGCGAAGAGCCAGAGGTCACCGTGCTCGACGGCGAGCAGCGAGGGCGCGGTCGGCGCCTGCGGGTCCACCGGGCCCAGGGCGACCATCTGGTCGGCGCCCGACCAGGCCACGTCGGCCGGGCAGGTGATCGTCGCACCGGTGAGGTCCTGGCAGCTGCTCGGCTTGCCCGCCGATGTCGCCTGCCGCCCGGACTCGATCCCGGGCGTGCCCTGGTTCCGGTACACGTACACGCCGCCACGGGTGGCGACAGAGGCGAGGTTGCGGGCGAACACGGTGTCGGCCGGCGCGGTGTTGGACCAACCACGGTGGCTGAGCTCGATGTTGGTCCAGCCCGCCCCGCCGGGGGCATTGCCCGCCGGGATGACCGTGGTCGGCGTGGTGGTGCCCGAGCCACCGCTGATCACCTGGAGGTTGCCGGCCGCGTCGGGCAGCAGGATGTCCGGAACACCGTCGTTGTCGATGTCGCCCAAGGCCTGCGGCGGGTGCGGATTCGACGGCGCGTAGAACGAGTACTGGTACCGCGTCGCATTGCCCGCGACATCGTCCGCCTCGACCTGGAGGATGTTGCTCCCCCAGTCCGTCGGCTTCAGCTGGATCGTCGCGCTCCCGTCGGGTCCCGGCTTCACCGCGTTCGGCCCGGAGCACCCTCCGCCGAAGCCTGGCGTGGCCTGCAGGCTGACGTAGTAGCACGCGATCCCCGAAGCCGCGTCGCTGCCGTTGATGACGAACGTCCCCGTCTGGCCCGCGTACTTCGTCGGGGTCAGCCCCGAGCCCGAGGCCGGGAAGTCGGTGGAGCTGACGCTGACCGTCGGCAGCGTGGTGTCCACCCGGAAGTGGCACTTCGCCGAGGCCGAGGGCATCCCGCCGGTCACCGACCAGGCGCGCCAGGAGTACGAGTGACCGTCCTTCAGGTTCGGCACCTGGACACTCGCGATGCCGTTGACCACGGGCGCGGCGGCCTGGAACGCGCTGGTGAACGGCGCGGTGGTCTCGTCGGTCACCGAGATGGTCGGCACGGTGGTGACGCCGGCCGGGACGTTGACGTTCACGCTGAGCGTCGGGGTCTCGCCGGTGTTCCTGATCCACTGCGGCGTGGTGGTGCTGTCACAGGCGTCGGTCTGGACGCCGAGGTAGTTCGACGGCGTCGGCGTCGCCCGCGGGTTGCTGTACGTCAGGCCGGTGGCCGCCGAGGCGCTCGGGGCGGTGGCCAGGCCGACGGCCAGGGTGAGCACACCGCCGGCGGCCAGGAGTCGGGTCGTGGACAGCACGAAAAGAAGTCCCCCTCGAATATTCGTTCGCACGGCGTGCGAAGCAGGGAGACTCTGGCAGCCGCCGACCCGTCAGGTCAACGGCTTTCGGCAGGGCTCGCCGTGGCCGGGCTGCGCAGCCCCCTGATCCCCACCAGACCCACCAGAACCCCCAGCACGAAGGACGTGATGGCCAGCGTCAGGTGGATCCAGAAGAAGGCCGTGGGGTGGCTGTGGTCTCCGTTGGTGAAGGCCTGGTGGGCGGAGTCCGCCCAGAGGTTCTTCACGAAGGTGGTCCAGATGATCACGGACCAGACCCCGAAGGCGGCAAGGAACCAGGAGGTGCGGCGGCTGAGCTTCATGGCGGGCGGTCCTTCGCGGTGCGGGTGGAGCTGGCGTTTCCCCAGTATGGGCAGGCGGCCGATCGGCTCAGGCGGCGGTCCCCCTTCCAGGGGACGTGGGCGACCGCCCGGGCGCGGCGGACGTTGGACTGGGTACGGACACCGAGTGCAATTGGATGCTTACCTGATGTGTCGTACCAGTCTGCGCAACCGCTCCCGCCGGTGGCCGGGGCGCCGGGCCGCCGCCCGGACGGCCGCGCTGGCCGCCGCGCTGGTCCTGGCCGCCGCGCCCGGCGCCGGTGCCCTGGCCGTCGCGGAACCACCGCCGCCCTCGGCGGTCGGCGGCGAACGGCTCGCCCAGTCGGGGGTCCAGGTCTCGCTGCGGACCGGGGCCCCGAAGCTGCCGTCGGGGCTGACCGGGATGTCCTGGCTGGTGGCCGACGCCGACACGGGTGACGTGCTGGCCGCCTACAACCCGCACCTGCGGCTGCCGCCCGCCAGCACGCTGAAGATGCTCTTCGCCGACACCGTGCTGCCCAAGTTCGACCGACGGGTCGTGCACACCGTCACTCCGGACGAGCTGCTGGGTCTGGGCACCGGCAGCAGCCTGGTCGGCATCAAGGAGGACCTCGACTACCGGGTCGAGGACCTGTGGCGCGGGGTCTTCCTCAGCTCGGGCAACGACGCGGTGCACGTGCTGGCCCACATGAACGGCGGGGTCGAGGAAACGGTCCGCCAGATGCAGCAGCGGGCCGTCGAGCTGGGCGCCGCCGACACCCACGTGGTCTCCCCGGACGGCTACGACGAGGACGGGCAGCTCACCTCGGCCTACGACCTGACGCTCTTCGCCCGCGAGGGGCTGCGCAACCCGGACTTCCGCGCCTACTGCGCCACCAAGGACGCCCAGTTCCCCGGGGCGGTGGACAGCCGCACCGGGCAGCGCAACACCTTCGGCATCCAGAACACCGACCGGCTGCTCGGCAAGTACCCGGGGCTGATCGGCGTCAAGAACGGCTACACCACCAACGCGGGCAGCACCTTCGTCGGCGCGGCCGAGCACGGCGGGCGCACGCTGCTGGTGGCGGTCATGCACCCCGACACCTACATGAAGGTGTACGACGAGACCGCCGCCCTGCTGGACTGGGGCTT from Kitasatospora sp. NBC_01250 includes these protein-coding regions:
- a CDS encoding succinate dehydrogenase iron-sulfur subunit — encoded protein: MSAPTIDAPHSAALDAAEAGGVQMITFTLRIRRFNPEEHPDPVWVDYQLTMDPKERVLDALNKVKWEQDGTLTYRRSCAHGICGSDAMRINGRNRLACKTLLKDVTEPDGKGGMKPITIEAIKGLAVLKDLVVDMDPFFQAYKDVMPFLITNGNDPTRERLQSAEDRERFDDTTKCILCAACTSSCPVFWNDGQYFGPAAIVNAHRFIFDSRDEGAEQRLEILNDREGVWRCRTTFNCSEACPRGIEVTKAIQEVKRALVTRRF
- a CDS encoding D-alanyl-D-alanine carboxypeptidase family protein, with the protein product MCRTSLRNRSRRWPGRRAAARTAALAAALVLAAAPGAGALAVAEPPPPSAVGGERLAQSGVQVSLRTGAPKLPSGLTGMSWLVADADTGDVLAAYNPHLRLPPASTLKMLFADTVLPKFDRRVVHTVTPDELLGLGTGSSLVGIKEDLDYRVEDLWRGVFLSSGNDAVHVLAHMNGGVEETVRQMQQRAVELGAADTHVVSPDGYDEDGQLTSAYDLTLFAREGLRNPDFRAYCATKDAQFPGAVDSRTGQRNTFGIQNTDRLLGKYPGLIGVKNGYTTNAGSTFVGAAEHGGRTLLVAVMHPDTYMKVYDETAALLDWGFEAADHVTPVGKLVTPKPPADASPAQGPAARSPLAAAPAGPARAGVAGGGGPGTPAALRGRHSGLFGPETWTVTGALSLCAAAALWLLRGRRRALRATASRTAPSGRTPAAPEESGGATAVRHR
- the sdhA gene encoding succinate dehydrogenase flavoprotein subunit; translated protein: MQIHQYDTVIVGAGGAGMRAAIESTQRSRTAVLTKLYPTRSHTGAAQGGMCAALANVEEDNWEWHTFDTVKGGDYLVDQDAAEIMCKEAIDAVLDLEKMGLPFSRTEAGRIDQRRFGGHTRNHGEAAVRRSCYAADRTGHMILQTLFQNCVKHGVEFFNEFYVLDLLINEGKTSGVVAYELATGEIHVFQAKSVVFASGGTGKFFKVTSNAHTLTGDGQALVYRRGLPLEDMEFFQFHPTGIWRMGILLTEGARGEGGILRNKDGERFMERYAPVMKDLASRDVCSRAIYTEIREGRGCGPEGDHVYLDLTHLPPEQLDAKLPDITEFARTYLGIEPYTDPIPIQPTAHYAMGGIPTNVEGEVLRNNTDIVPGLYAAGEVACVSVHGANRLGTNSLLDINVFGKRAGVAAADYASKHDFVELPENPAEKVQALVDGLRESTGTESVAQIRKELQETMDVNAMVYRTGATLKQAREDIAALRERYKHVAIQDKGYRYNTDLLEAVELGNLLDLAEVLVVSALAREESRGGHFREDFPTRDDVKFMQHTMAYQEVAEDGTTSIRLDYKPVVTTRYQPMERKY
- a CDS encoding SCO4848 family membrane protein, which codes for MKLSRRTSWFLAAFGVWSVIIWTTFVKNLWADSAHQAFTNGDHSHPTAFFWIHLTLAITSFVLGVLVGLVGIRGLRSPATASPAESR